The following are from one region of the Plasmodium gaboni strain SY75 chromosome 12, whole genome shotgun sequence genome:
- a CDS encoding putative phospholipid-transporting ATPase, translating into MVDDEELRKLRFLLSNKGGRIKYFFSYIFYKLFSHVYNKKNKKRERFVNIHGRTFPNFFCDNKIKSTKYTILTFIPLFLFYQFADFLNLFYLCVSLLQIIPIFNTGYVFTFVAPLLFIIFISLINEVVDDLKRFIKDLENNNEIYYSLLENGNFQKIYSKDIRVGDIILIKSKQRVPADCILLRNLNKNEESNFKVEEKRFFNCFRWNKSNNVYNKINKSYYHFNKNIDNELIDDRFNESNNNCSETSNNLLFSENEKSQKKGKKKQKKKLMLGDKNTNMNDLNFNSNDQNNDLSKQQKKKKKRKNKNKNKKKNININETANETANYTYVKTDKIDGETDWKIKYPINIFQNLKRLKDFFTIDILFILEQPKNDIYKIEGSFVIFKYNPYGDFKTVENNNHSLNDNQLLNYSFDMAKEDEGRAQDEEDVDDDDYDDDDEEDDDEDDDDEDDDDEDDDDDDDEEEDEEDEEVNIPNNEQNDKQNLEDKKSVKMGFGTQNNTYSYGDDDEIQNEKKKKILDRGYVNLEEKDNDYAYNKKEKKKEMVTFIDVEKGNNERTINLNNKKNSVNTGGGRSSYVNDGKMCNVFNNEDNFNFYNVNYRKKLNYDNFILFNSVITSSDVICLVIYTGSDTRVNMSTQISKIKRGMIDEKLNLITLFLFIILTLFSIYMCSVKLNNLWYLNFIRFMLLFSSVIPISLSVNLNIAKIYYTLLIQRDKEVESTIIKNSGIIENFGDIDYIFTDKTGTLTENVMVLKVIHIGFDVIHAENEKNSIQGNNMENKQKGNYNKKMLSYNLDDMNEDVDDTSIYLASSNYSKHDRRNKNLRNGEMASFTYEMENTSNLNNNNNNNTKLRNYTKSNNQHNNNSDNELYDEKNYNDDQRSLSNFSDTSYGDVHLKNYKQNNMILNQNMGQNRNEKLTKSNNNMSLEKKKKKVEKMVDEFLKYKSDPLDYYNDNIDDIEYLKRHRVFQTFLSFLICNNIRTLTKESSNKEKEKTKKKKERKEKDFQKNLYYILKVNRKKKDMQKNKKESNSDNAKSSTQNKKKKHFSSNSSEDSETFSHSDVSYQCSSPDELAFLKYATNCGFILKKKTASKIEIKYKNIMLEYDILLHIPFSSETKRMSIFVRNVKNRNIYFFIKGADNVLIKKCHEKYKTFIYEESDHLSNIGLRVLVHGCLNIEEQFFHNFSALYNKNKDVKGQLENILEYVEKNIKVLAITGVEDKLQEGVGKTIEMLYNSGIKVWVLTGDKIETAICICKNANIKKKKHNIYIFRHENIKSTSNLIREFNSILHNIESYVLFFDNIIIQNCIKYIPNAFVDFAANARAVVCCRCSPIEKKEIAVLIKTIKKKKILCIGDGGNDVAMIQSADIGIGVLGKEGKQVVHDSDIIVSKFKNIKKLILYYGNNTFLQTSSLCSFLIHRGFILTYLQFIYSYIFFSIPVSIFQGWLQIGYTTYYTTAPFLSLLLDIKIKKNLIYLYPEIYKNKKHKRKLDLKSFFIIVWISIFQGTVVMLGALKLFNDNYNNLINISFSSLIVLEIMNIHLEVESWHPLMISANICSFIVYIFSMFILRNYFDIMQIMSVMFWYKVILIVIFAWLPFFIIKKVKNIITPSQFFKLA; encoded by the exons AAAGGAGGACGAATaaagtattttttttcgtatatattttataaactGTTTAGCCAcgtatataataagaagaaTAAGAAGAGAGAAAGATTTGTGAATATACATGGAAGGACGTTTccaaattttttttgtgatAATAAGATAAAGAGTACTAAATATACCATATTAACGTTCATAccattatttttattttatcagTTTGCTGactttttaaatttattttatttatgtgtatCTTTATTACAAATAATTCCTATATTTAATACAGGTTATGTATTTACATTTGTTGCtccattattatttattatatttattagtTTAATAAATGAAGTAGTAGATGATTTAAAAAGGTTTATCAAAGatttagaaaataataatgaaatatattattcacTTTTAGAAAATGGGAATTTccaaaaaatatattccaAGGATATAAGAGTAGGAGATATAATTTTGATTAAATCAAAACAAAGAGTACCAGCTGattgtattttattaagAAACCTAAACAAGAATGAAGAATCTAATTTTAAGGTTGAAGAAAAAAGATTTTTTAACTGTTTCAGATGgaataaaagtaataatgtttataataaaataaataagagttattatcattttaataaaaatattgataatgAATTAATTGATGATAGATTTAACGAATCAAATAATAACTGTAGTGAAACCAGTAATAACTTATTATTCAgtgaaaatgaaaaatcacaaaaaaaaggaaaaaaaaaacaaaagaaaaaattaatgttaggtgataaaaatacaaatatgaATGATTTGAATTTTAATTCTAATGatcaaaataatgatttgagtaaacaacaaaaaaaaaagaaaaaaagaaaaaacaaaaataaaaataaaaaaaagaatataaatataaatgaaacAGCTAATGAAACTGCAAATTATACCTATGTCAAAACAGATAAAATTGATGGAGAAACTGATTGGAAAATTAAATATCCCATTAATATATTCCAGAATTTAAAAAGATTAAAGGATTTTTTTACAAttgatattttatttatattagAACAACcaaaaaatgatatttataaaattgaAGGATcttttgttatttttaagTATAATCCTTATGGTGATTTTAAAACAgttgaaaataataatcacAGTTTGAATGATAACCAACTTTTAAATTATTCTTTTGATATGGCAAAAGAGGATGAAGGTAGGGCTCAAGATGAAGAAGATGTCGACGATGATgattatgatgatgatgatgaagaagacgatgatgaagatgatgatGACGAAGAcgatgatgatgaagaCGACGAcgatgatgatgatgaagaagaagatGAAGAAGACGAAGAAGTGAATATCCCTAATaatgaacaaaatgataaaCAAAATTTAGAAGATAAAAAATCTGTAAAAATGGGTTTTGGTACacaaaataatacatattcATATGGAGATGATGACGAAATAcaaaatgagaaaaaaaagaaaattcTAGATAGAGGATATGTTAAtttagaagaaaaagataacgattatgcatataataaaaaagaaaagaaaaaagaaatggTAACATTTATTGATGTTGAAAAAGGTAATAATGAACGAACTATAAAtcttaataataaaaagaatagTGTTAATACTGGTGGTGGTAGAAGTTCTTATGTAAATGATGGAAAGATGTGTAATGTAtttaataatgaagataattttaatttttataatgttaattatagaaaaaaattgaattatgataattttatattatttaacTCAGTAATAACAAGTTCAGATGTTATTTGTTTAGTTATATATACAGGAAGTGATACAAGAGTAAATATGAGTACACAAATtagtaaaataaaaagagGAATGATCgatgaaaaattaaatttaataacattatttttatttattatattaacCCTTTTCtctatatatatgtgttctgttaaattaaataatttatggtatctaaattttatacgttttatgttattattttcatctgTTATACCTATATCATTAAGTgttaatttaaatatagCAAAAATTTATTACACCTTACTTATACAAAGAGATAAAGAAGTAGAATCAACcataattaaaaatagTGGAATTATTGAAAACTTTGGAGATATTGATTATATCTTTACCGATAAAACAGGAACACTAACCGAAAATGTTATGGTACTTAAAGTCATACATATAGGTTTTGATGTTATACATGcagaaaatgaaaaaaattcaatacaaggtaataatatggaaaacaaacaaaaagggaattataataaaaagatgttatcatataatttgGATGATATGAATGAAGATGTTGATGATAcatctatatatttagcTTCATCGAATTATTCCAAACATGatagaagaaataaaaatttaagaAATGGAGAAATGGCTTCATTTACATACGAAATGGAAAATACAAgtaatttaaataataacaacaataataatacaaaattaCGTAACTACACAAAATCAAATAATcaacataataataatagtgataacgaattatatgatgagaaaaattataatgatgatCAACGTTCTTTGTCGAATTTTTCAGATACAAGTTATGGAGATgtacatttaaaaaattataaacaaaataatatgatattaAATCAAAATATGGGTCAAAAtagaaatgaaaaattaacgaaaagtaataataatatgtctttagaaaagaaaaaaaaaaaagtagAAAAGATGGTGGatgaatttttaaaatataaatctGATCCATTagattattataatgataatattgatgatattgaatatttaaaaagacATCGTGTTTTTCAAACATTCTTATCTTTTcttatatgtaataatattagaACCTTAACAAAAGAAAGTAgtaataaagaaaaagaaaaaactaaaaagaagaaagaacgaaaagaaaaagattTCCAGAAAAAcctatattatatattaaaagtaaatagaaaaaaaaaagatatgcagaaaaataaaaaagaaagtaATTCAGACAATGCTAAATCAAGTacacaaaataaaaaaaaaaaacatttcTCATCTAATAGTTCAGAAGATTCTGAAACTTTTTCACATTCGGATGTTAGCTATCAATGTTCTTCTCCTGACGAATTAGCTTTCTTAAAATATGCAACTAATTGTGGTTTTATCttgaaaaagaaaacagCAAGCAAAATAGAaatcaaatataaaaatatcatgttagaatatgatatattattacatatacCATTTTCTTCGGAAACTAAAAGAATGAGTATCTTTGTTAGAAATGTcaaaaatagaaatatttattttttcattaaagGAGCTGATAATgtattaattaaaaaatgccatgaaaaatataaaacgtttatatatgaagaaaGTGATCATTTGTCAAATATAGGACTTAGAGTTTTAGTCCATGGTTGTTTAAATATTGAAGAACAATTTTTCCACAACTTCTCGGCcctatataataagaataagGATGTGAAGGGTCAGCTGGAGAATATTCTGGAATATGTTGAAAAGAACATTAAAGTTTTGGCAATAACAGGAGTTGAAGATAAATTGCAGGAG GGAGTTGGAAAAACTATTGAAATGCTTTATAATAGTGGAATAAAGGTTTGGGTACTTACAGGAGATAAAATTGAAACAGCCATATGTATATGCAAGAATGCGAATATTAAGAAGAAGAAgcataatatatatatattcagacatgaaaatattaagaGTACCTCAAATTTAATTAGGGAATTTAATTCTATTTTACACAATATAGAATCTTACGTGTTATTctttgataatattattatacaaaaTTGTATTAAGTATATACCTAATGCTTTTGTGGACTTTGCAGCCAATGCACGTGCAGTg GTTTGTTGTCGATGCAGTCCTATTGAAAAGAAAGAAATCGCAGTTTTGATCAAAAcaataaagaagaaaaagattTTGTGTATAGGAGATGGTGGTAATGATGTTGCTATGATACAGTCAGCAGATATCGGTATTGGTGTATTAGGAAAAGAAGGAAAACAAGTTGTTCATGATAGTGATATTATTGTTTCCAAgtttaaaaatatcaaaaaattaattctttattatgGAAATAATACCTTCTTACAAACTTCTTCTTTATGCTCCTTTTTAATTCATAGAGgatttatattaacataCCTGCAGTTTATTTACagttatatatttttcagTATACCTGTGTCCATTTTTCAG GGGTGGTTACAAATCGGATATACCACATATTATACGACTGCAccatttttatcattattgttggatataaagataaagaaaaatttgatatatttatacccagaaatatataagaacAAGAAACATAAGCGGAAGTTAGATTTAAAGTCTTTCTTTATAATTGTGTGGATATCAATTTTTCAAGGAACTGTTGTTATGCTAGGGGCATTAAAATTGtttaatgataattataacaatttgataaatatatctttttcttctttaatAGTTTTAGAAATTATGAACATACATTTAGAAGTCGAGTCATG gCATCCGTTAATGATTTCAGCAAATATTTGTTCTTTTATTGTGTATATATTCTCCATGTTTATATTGAGAAACTACTTCGATATTATG cAAATTATGTCTGTCATGTTTTGGTATAAAGTCATTTTGATAGTTATCTTTGCTTGGTTACCCttctttataattaaaaaagttaaaaatattattaccCCATCACAGTTTTTCAAACTTGCTTAG